GATGCTTTTGTGCCTGGCGCTCGCGCATGACGTGCTGTCTCAAGCTCGCGTCCGTTCATGGTCTTGCCGTATCCGCTTTTTGCGCCGGAAGAAAGTACGAACCCTCGGGTGCGCCAGGAACTTTGACGCGGAACTTCAAGCCCGATAGGAGCTTGTCCCACAGAGCAACGGCCTCATCGTCGCTGACGGAGGCAGCTTTGGCGGCCCCGACCATGTTGGCCTCAACCTTGGTGAACATGGCGACATGAAACGAGGACGGGTTGGCCACGTCTGTTGGCGTGCCGACAAAAGCCCATTCGAAATCGTGGGTGCCATCGGGGCGGCGAATGAGGGATTCTTCTCCCTGCCAGTGCTGCACCTCCCGCTTGCCTTCACGCAGCACGTCGCGCTTCGGGTAAAGTGCGCCCTGCGTTTTCTGAGCTCCCTTGATACGGGCGAGCAGGGACAGCTCACTGTGTTTCATCTTCTCGAATTCAGCCTTGTCGTAATCAGCATAGGCGTCCTTGTTCGAGCTGATCGAGAACGTGATGTCGGGGAAGCTGGGCAGGTAGATTCCTGCGTTTACTTGCTCTTGATCCCGATACCGATCACCAGTCATGAAACCGTGATCAATGCAGAAGCCTGGCTCGGTTGGAATTTCCTCCACAGCGCGGAGCCGCAAGCTCGTGGCTCGCGCGAGCTGTCTAGCGATCACGGTACTTTCGGTTTCGCTATCCTCTGTGGCGTCTCCTAACACGAATGTAAGGTTGCCTTTGCTGATATATGTATCGAAAAAATAAAGCGCATACCTTTTTGCACTCTCGCTTTCGTAATACCGCATCTGCCAGCTATCATCAATTGGACCGGGACCGTTGTAAG
Above is a genomic segment from Massilia sp. H6 containing:
- a CDS encoding T6SS immunity protein Tli4 family protein, with translation MKTSAFLKNTAIFSVLLIALVSLVGNSRNYSYKETAVPTPVKLSPRLHALFEKTKILCFGRYAIEVPKDAQLVWGSASFPSDIEIVSGGLEKAKRTAEEKIAKLKWKDGSADITYNGPGPIDDSWQMRYYESESAKRYALYFFDTYISKGNLTFVLGDATEDSETESTVIARQLARATSLRLRAVEEIPTEPGFCIDHGFMTGDRYRDQEQVNAGIYLPSFPDITFSISSNKDAYADYDKAEFEKMKHSELSLLARIKGAQKTQGALYPKRDVLREGKREVQHWQGEESLIRRPDGTHDFEWAFVGTPTDVANPSSFHVAMFTKVEANMVGAAKAASVSDDEAVALWDKLLSGLKFRVKVPGAPEGSYFLPAQKADTARP